CTTGGTCACGGATCCCCCGGAAGGGTTGGTACCGGCGCGTGGATTTGAACCACGGACCTAGGGATTATGAGACCCTCGCTCTACCCCTGAGCTACGCCGGCCCGGCTCGAAAGCCCGTGAACGATAGCAGGAGCGGCAGCGAGGCGAAAGGCCGCCGCAAGACGCTATAATCTCGCCCCTCAGGGAGATCGCGTGCCGGAAGACATCGCCTGTCACATCTGCGGCAAGCTCGAGAAGGACACGAGCTTGCTCAAGTGCCCGATCTGCTTCAAGCACGTCTGCGGCGAGCACGCGTTCCACTACAGCGGCCGCGTCTTCTGCGGGAAGCACTGCGCGGACTACTTCTTCTTCGCCGATCCCGAGGACTGAGCCGGTGTTCCCGACGACGCGCCCTCGGCGCCTCCGCCGCACGGCCGCCCTCCGGGCGATGGTGCGCGAGACGCGCCTCACGCCTTCGGATTTCATCTACCCGCTCTTCGTGAAGCACGGCCGCGGCGTGAAGGCCGAGATCGCCTCGATGCCGGGCCAGTACCACTTCTCTCCCGACACGCTGGTCGAAGAGGTGGGGGCAGCGCGGAAGGACGGTGTGAGCGCGGTCCTTCTCTTCGGGATCCCGGATCACAAGGACGAGAAGGGCTCCGAGGCGTGGAGCGACGGCGGCGCCGTCCAGGTCGCGGTGCGCGATCTCAAGAAGGCGTACGCCGACCTCCTCGTGATCACCGACGTCTGTCTGTGCGAGTACACGAGCCACGGCCACTGCGGCGTGATCGCGGACGGGTCGGTGAAGAACGATCCGACGCTCGAGCTGCTCGCGAAGGCGGCGCTGTCGCACGCGCGGGCCGGGGCGGACCTCGTCGCGCCGTCCGACATGATGGACGGCCGCGTCGGCGTGATCCGCGAGGCGCTCGACGCCGACGGGTTCGAGGAGACGGCGATCCTCGCGTACGCCGCAAAGTACGCCTCCGCCTTCTACGGACCATTCCGCGAAGCCGCCGGCTCGGCGCCGCAGTTCGGCGACCGGCGCGGCTACCAGATGGACCCGGGGAACTCCGACGAGGCGCTCCGCGAGGTCGGCCTCGACCTCGAAGAGGGCGCCGACATCGTCATGGTCAAGCCGGCGCTGGCGTATCTCGACGTCATCCGGCGCGTGAAGGAAGCGTTCGGCGTGCCCGTCGCGGCATACAACGTGAGCGGCGAGTACGCGATGCTCGCGGCGGCGGCGGCGAACGGCTGGATCGAGCGCGAGCGCGCCGTGCTCGAGACGCTCACCGCGATCAAGCGCGCGGGCGCTTCGATCATCCTCACGTACCACGCGCGAGAGGCCGCGCGCCTCCTGGGCTGAGTGTTGGCGCCGCGGTACCGGCCCGGCCAGCACGCGCTCTTCGCGCCCGCGCGCAAGCGCCGCGTTCCCGCATCGCGTGAGGAAGACGCCGCGATGGTCGAGAAGCTCCGCGCGATCGCGGAAGAGCTCGCCGCGCACTTCGGTCTCGCGTACCAGGCGATCGACGCCGAGGCCGACGGCGTCGTCCAGCACTACGGCATCTGCTACTCCGACGGCCGCATCCGGATCCGCCTGCGCCACGCGACGACCGGCCGCGTTCTCAAGGAGTCGAGCCTCGTCGACACGCTCTGCCACGAGCTGGCGCACCTCAAGCACTTCGACCATTCGCCGCGCTTCCGGCGGTTCCACGAGCGCGTGCTCGCGGAGGCGCGCCGCCGCGGCTGGTACCGTCCGTCCCAGAAGAAGGGCGAGATTCCCGGGGTGACGCTGTGGGAATACCGACGTTGAGCCGGAACGGCGAGCGCCTCTACGCCGACGCGAAGCGCCTCATGCCGGGCGGGGTGAGCAGCCCCGTGCGCGCGTTCGGCGGCGTCGGCGGGACTCCGGTCTTCATGGAGCGCGGGCAGGGCGCGATCGTCGTCGACGCCGACGGCCGTGAGTACATCGACTACCTCGGCTCCTGGGGGCCGCTCATCGCCGGCCACTGCCACCCGCGCGTCGTCGCGGCGATCCGCGACCAGGCGGGGAAGGGCGTGTCGTTCGGCGCTCCGACGGAGCTCGAGACCGAGCTGGCACGGCGCGTCGTCGCGCGCGTGCCGTCGTGCGAGAAGGTGAGGTTCGTCTCGTCGGGGACCGAGGCGACGATGTCGGCGATCCGCCTCGCGCGCGCCGCGACGGGACGCGACGGCATCGTCAAGGTCGAAGGGTGCTACCACGGTCACGTGGACTCGTTGCTCGTGAAGGCGGGCTCCGGCGTGCTCACGCTCGGGATCCCCGGAAGTCCGGGAGTCCCCGGCGATCTCGCCGCGATGACCCGCACGATCCCCTTCAACGATGCCGCCGCGCTCGAGAAGCTCCTCGAGAAGGAAGGGCGCTCGATCGCGTGCCTCATCGTCGAGCCGGTCGCCGGGAACATGGGCGTCGTGGCTCCCGCCACCGGCTGGCTGCAGGCGGTCCGCGAGCTCACCGAGAAGCACGGCGTCGTCCTGATCCTGGACGAGGTGATGACCGGCTTCCGCGTCGCCGCGGGGGGCGCCCAGGCGCTCTACGGCGTCGTGCCGGACCTCTCCTGCTTCGGCAAGGTCATCGGCGGCGGCCTGCCCGTCGGTGCGTACGGAGGCCGCAGCGACCTCATGGACCGTGTCGCGCCCTCGGGTCCGGTCTACCAGGCCGGCACGCTCTCCGGCAATCCGCTCGCGATGCGCGCGGGGATCGAGACCCTCGACATCCTCGGCGAGCCCGGGACGTACGAGCGCCTCGAGGAGGTCTCGGCGCGGCTTCATGCCGGCCTCGCCTCCGCGGCGCGCGACGCCGGCGTTCCCTCCGTCGTGAACCGCGTCGGATCGATGCTCACCGGGTTCTTCACGTCGAAGCCGGTCACCGACTTCACCACGGCGACCGCGTCGGACACCAAGCGCTACGCCCGCTTCTTCCACGCGATGCTCGACCGCGGCGTCTATCTGGCGCCGTCGCAGTTCGAGGCCGCGTTCGTCTCGATCGCTCACGACGACGCGCTCGTCGACAAGACCGTCGCCGCCGCGCGCGAGGCGATGAAGGAATTGAGCTAGGCTATCGTCATGCTCGAGCTCACCTTCCACGGCCACGCCTGCTGGGAGTTCAACGACGGCACGCACCGCGTGCTCATCGATCCGTTCCTGACCGGCAACTCCCTCGCCGACGTCGCGCCGTCGTCGTTCAAGAAGCTCGACGCGATCGTGCTCACGCACGGCCACGGCGACCACATCGGCGACACCGTCTCGATCGCGCAGGCGACGAAGGCGATGGTCGTGTCGAACTACGAGATCGTCGGCTGGCTCGGCAAGCGCGGCGTCGAGGGGCATCCCCTCCACATCGGTGGCGGCCGGCAGTTCCCGTTCGGTCACGTCAAGCTCACGATCGCGCACCACGGCTCGACCGGGCCCGACGGCGAGGCGCTCGGCAACCCCGCCGGCGTCATCCTGTCGATGGGTGGCAAGAAGGTCTACCACGCCGGTGATACCGCGGTCTTCCTCGACATGAAGCTCATCGCGGAGCTGAACGGGCCATTCGACGCGGCGCTCCTCCCGATCGGCGACAACTTCACGATGGGAATCGTGGACGCCGCCAAGGCT
The DNA window shown above is from Candidatus Polarisedimenticolaceae bacterium and carries:
- the hemL gene encoding glutamate-1-semialdehyde 2,1-aminomutase — translated: MSRNGERLYADAKRLMPGGVSSPVRAFGGVGGTPVFMERGQGAIVVDADGREYIDYLGSWGPLIAGHCHPRVVAAIRDQAGKGVSFGAPTELETELARRVVARVPSCEKVRFVSSGTEATMSAIRLARAATGRDGIVKVEGCYHGHVDSLLVKAGSGVLTLGIPGSPGVPGDLAAMTRTIPFNDAAALEKLLEKEGRSIACLIVEPVAGNMGVVAPATGWLQAVRELTEKHGVVLILDEVMTGFRVAAGGAQALYGVVPDLSCFGKVIGGGLPVGAYGGRSDLMDRVAPSGPVYQAGTLSGNPLAMRAGIETLDILGEPGTYERLEEVSARLHAGLASAARDAGVPSVVNRVGSMLTGFFTSKPVTDFTTATASDTKRYARFFHAMLDRGVYLAPSQFEAAFVSIAHDDALVDKTVAAAREAMKELS
- a CDS encoding metal-dependent hydrolase, which codes for MLELTFHGHACWEFNDGTHRVLIDPFLTGNSLADVAPSSFKKLDAIVLTHGHGDHIGDTVSIAQATKAMVVSNYEIVGWLGKRGVEGHPLHIGGGRQFPFGHVKLTIAHHGSTGPDGEALGNPAGVILSMGGKKVYHAGDTAVFLDMKLIAELNGPFDAALLPIGDNFTMGIVDAAKAAELIDAKLTIPMHYDTFGWIQADAGDFVKRVEAGGRKAQIVKPGERVTLK
- a CDS encoding Wss1p-related putative metallopeptidase — encoded protein: MLAPRYRPGQHALFAPARKRRVPASREEDAAMVEKLRAIAEELAAHFGLAYQAIDAEADGVVQHYGICYSDGRIRIRLRHATTGRVLKESSLVDTLCHELAHLKHFDHSPRFRRFHERVLAEARRRGWYRPSQKKGEIPGVTLWEYRR
- the hemB gene encoding porphobilinogen synthase; amino-acid sequence: MFPTTRPRRLRRTAALRAMVRETRLTPSDFIYPLFVKHGRGVKAEIASMPGQYHFSPDTLVEEVGAARKDGVSAVLLFGIPDHKDEKGSEAWSDGGAVQVAVRDLKKAYADLLVITDVCLCEYTSHGHCGVIADGSVKNDPTLELLAKAALSHARAGADLVAPSDMMDGRVGVIREALDADGFEETAILAYAAKYASAFYGPFREAAGSAPQFGDRRGYQMDPGNSDEALREVGLDLEEGADIVMVKPALAYLDVIRRVKEAFGVPVAAYNVSGEYAMLAAAAANGWIERERAVLETLTAIKRAGASIILTYHAREAARLLG